One window of Erwinia aphidicola genomic DNA carries:
- the dcd gene encoding dCTP deaminase: MRLCDRDIEAWLDNGKLGIEPRPPIERINGATVDVRLGNQFRTFRGHTAPFIDLSGPKDEVSAALDRVMSDEIVLPEGDAFYLHPGELALAVTFESVTLPDDLVGWLDGRSSLARLGLMVHVTAHRIDPGWQGRIVLEFYNSGKLPLALRPGMLIGALSFEPLSGPAARPYNSRQDAKYKGQQGADASRIDKD, translated from the coding sequence TGTGACCGCGATATAGAAGCCTGGCTCGACAACGGCAAGCTGGGCATTGAGCCGCGCCCGCCGATTGAGCGTATCAATGGCGCAACCGTGGATGTGCGTCTGGGCAACCAGTTCCGCACCTTTCGCGGCCATACGGCCCCCTTTATCGATTTAAGCGGTCCTAAGGATGAAGTCAGCGCAGCGCTTGACCGCGTGATGAGCGACGAGATTGTGCTGCCGGAAGGAGATGCTTTTTATCTTCATCCTGGCGAGCTGGCGCTGGCGGTGACGTTTGAATCCGTCACGCTGCCTGACGATCTAGTCGGCTGGCTGGACGGGCGCTCTTCGCTGGCGCGCCTTGGCCTGATGGTGCACGTTACGGCGCACCGCATCGACCCTGGCTGGCAGGGTCGCATCGTGCTGGAGTTCTATAATTCAGGTAAGCTACCGCTGGCGCTGCGCCCCGGGATGCTGATTGGCGCACTCAGTTTTGAGCCACTTTCCGGGCCGGCTGCTCGTCCTTATAACAGCCGCCAGGATGCCAAGTACAAGGGTCAGCAGGGTGCCGACGCCAGCCGGATAGATAAAGACTAG